Proteins encoded within one genomic window of Callithrix jacchus isolate 240 chromosome 11, calJac240_pri, whole genome shotgun sequence:
- the PSMC2 gene encoding 26S proteasome regulatory subunit 7 — MPDYLGVDQRKTKEDEKDDKPIRALDEGDIALLKTYGQSTYSKQIKQVEDDIQQLLKKINELTGIKESDTGLAPPALWDLAADKQTLQSEQPLQVARCTKIINADSEDPKYIINVKQFAKFVVDLSDQVAPTDIEEGMRVGVDRNKYQIHIPLPPKIDPTVTMMQVEEKPDVTYSDVGGCKEQIEKLREVVETPLLHPERFVNLGIEPPKGVLLFGPPGTGKTLCARAVANRTDACFIRVIGSELVQKYVGEGARMVRELFEMARTKKACLIFFDEIDAIGGARFDDGAGGDNEVQRTMLELINQLDGFDPRGNIKVLMATNRPDTLDPALMRPGRLDRKIEFSLPDLEGRTHIFKIHARSMSVERDIRFELLARLCPNSTGAEIRSVCTEAGMFAIRARRKIATEKDFLEAVNKVIKSYAKFSATPRYMTYN, encoded by the exons ATGCCAGATTACCTCGGTGTCGATCAGCGGAAGACCAAAGAGGATGAGAAGGACGACAAGCCCATCCGAG cTCTGGATGAGGGGGATATTGCCTTGCTGAAAACTTAC GGTCAGAGCACTTATTCTAAGCAGATCAAGCAAGTTGAAGATGACATTCAGCAACTTCTCAAGAAAATTAATGAGCTCActg GTATTAAAGAATCTGACACTGGCCTGGCCcctccagcactctgggattTGGCTGCAGATAAGCAGACACTCCAGAGTGAACAGCCTTTACAGGTTGCCAG GTGTACAAAGATAATCAATGCTGATTCGGAGGACCCCAAATACATTATCAACGTAAAGCAGTTTGCCAAGTTTGTGGTGGACCTTAGTGATCAAGTGGCACCTACTGACATTGAAGAAGGGATGAGAGTGGG TGTGGacagaaataaatatcaaattcATATTCCATTGCCTCCTAAGATTGACCCAACAGTTACCATGATGCAG GTGGAGGAAAAACCTGATGTCACATACAGTGATGTTGGTGGCTGTAAGGAACAAATTGAGAAATTGCGAGAAGTAGTTGAAACCCCATTACTTCAT CCAGAGAGGTTTGTGAACCTTGGCATTGAGCCTCCCAAAGGTGTGCTGCTCTTTGGTCCACCCGGTACAGGCAAGACACTCTGTGCACGGGCAGTTGCCAACCGGACTGATGCGTGCTTCATTCGAGTTATTGGATCTGAACTTGTACAGAAATACGTCGGTGAG GGGGCTCGAATGGTTCGTGAGCTCTTTGAAATGGCCAGAACAAAAAAAGCCTGCCttatcttctttgatgaaatTGATGCTATTGGAG GGGCTCGGTTTGATGACGGTGCTGGAGGTGACAATGAAGTGCAGAGAACAATGTTGGAACTGATCAATCAACTTGATGGTTTTGATCCTCGAGGCAATATTAAAGTGCTGATGGCCACTAACAGACCTGATACTTTGGATCCAGCACTGATGAGGCCAGGGAGATTGGATAGAAAAATTGAATTTAGCTTGCCTGATCTAGAG GGTCGGACCCACATCTTTAAGATTCATGCTCGTTCAATGAGTGTTGAAAGAGATATCAGATTTGAATTGTTAGCACGACTGTGTCCAAATAGCACTG GTGCTGAGATTAGAAGTGTCTGCACAGAAGCTGGTATGTTTGCCATCAGAGCGCGGCGAAAAATTGCTACTGAGAAGGATTTCTTGGAAGCTGTAAATAAGGTCATTAAATCTTATGCCAAATTCAGCGCTACTCCTCGTTACATGACATACAACTGA